GCCGTGGGCGAGAGCCGCTACACCTTCGGCGCGACGCCGACGCAGCGGCGCTTCACCGGACAGTGCTGGACGAGGTGGCGGCGGTTGTATTTCTACAACGCCAGATACTACGACCCTTATCTTAACCGGATTGGATCCAACCCGACAGCATTATACCCAATCCTGGCGATCCGCAAAATCTCAATCGCTACTCTTACTGCCGGAATAATCTCTACGCTTTATCGATCCATCAGGCCACGATCCGTTGGATGGCGTGGCAAGACGAATTTGAGCAGATGCTCATCGTGCGCCGACGGCCGAAGACATTTTGATTCGTCTGTTCTCGATAGCCTTCTCCTGGCGAGTGGAATTGGTCAGTCTTCTGCGACGCTGACGGTAACTACGTCCAGGGAAACCTGGAGAGCGTATTCCGAGACAACCGACCTGCTAACTGGTCATGGAATGACATGCCAAGCGCGCTGAAACCCGACGGTTGGTGCAAAGCTGACGAAGAGGGTATGTCCACCAGAGACATTGGTAGCCTGTCTGGAGGTCAGCCAATCGCTTGGAAGCGCCAAACGCTTGGCCGGCGGTCAGCAATGCAGGGAATCCCACGAGACCTGGGTTTATTTTGATCGGCAGGGGTTGCCTGCCTCGTTCATGGGCACCCCCAGATGACGATGCGAATGTGCATCATTGGGCTTGGGCGCTGACCATGGGGGCGGAGTACGGCCCCGGGCGGCAGTTTGCTCAACACGGGGGAGCGAAATCACGCAATTTCATGGCGATTGGCGCAATAGCTGGTCAGATGTCAGCATCGGAAAATCGCAGCTGCGCCTCGGTGTTCGATTCCGTGTCCGTGGGGTTGACGGACATCACACACGCATGGAACCTCTTGGTGCTGGATCGTTGGTTCTGATGGACGCTGCCAGGAGGCTTGTTATGCAACATATCAGTGTTGCCGGCAGACTGGGAGCAGTGAGTGTCGTGATCTTGTTGGTCACACTGGTAGCTGGATGCTATTCATCGCCCGTTGGAGGGAGGCGAGAAAACAGGTGCCGTAGGCACGCTGCGCGCGATGCGATCCGGATTCTGAGCGAAAAGGTCTGGGTACCATCAGCCATGCCCCAATCTCGTAGGCGGTAAAGCTGGAAACAATCACGGATCTTTCTTCTTCGGTCTCGCCAGGCGTCTGACCAAGCCGACATCGGGATTGGCAAGAGTAGGCCTTGTCAATGGCGTATTCGGTGTGGGCGATGATCTCGGTAGCTTTGAGCCATACGTCTGGCATGCCGTCTTACCGAGACTGTTTGCAGCGTGAACACTTCGAAGATTAGGTTTGTTGGTCTCGCCCCCCACGCAGGGTGGGGGGAAGTTTGCGTTAAGCGCTTTCGGAGCAGTGCAGTTGCGGCAAGAGGCCAGGGAACCTCTGGCAGAACCAGTTTTGACTCCGCCCAGCGCCAACATCGTCGGTGATGACGTTCGCCAGTTTCTGCCGTCTACGCCGGCAGCTGCCTGAATCACGGCTAGGTGCGGCACACGTGGGGAGGTACCGAAGGTGGCGGCGCCAGCGGTGTTGGGGACCTGAAGCAGACGGCGCAATTGCGCTTACCAGGGTCAGCCGTTCTGCGTCGAGGCAGGGGCCAACTTGCCAGGCCGCGCGAGCAGCGCCAGCGAGGTCTCCTCGGTGACAACGTCGTTGACATGGGGGGGTGGGTCGGCTGGGGCGCTGGAGTCTGATCGGGCGTTAATTCGACCCGTATCATGGCGGCGAAGTAGTCAGCCGCGACGGTCTGGTCGTGGACTTAGCGCGTAGACCAAAGGTGGAGTTGAGCCGACGGTGTCCCAGCAGCTTTTGGATCGAGGTGATGGGGCAGCCGGCGTTGAGCAGTTGCGCACAGGTGTGGCGCAGGCGATGGGGGTAGACTTTGATGCCAGTGCGTACGCCAGCAGCCTTGATGCGACTGCGCAGTAAGTCTTGCAGACCGGTTGGTTGCGGTAGAGAAAGACGTGGTTGGTTGGCCCCATACCGCTCCCGGCCAGATAGGCCTGGAGCGCCTGCATGGTGATATTCGGTGAGATAGACGGGCGATCCTGCTGCCCCGTCCCGGCGGACGGTGAGTTGGCGGGCAGTCAGATTGAGATCGTCGAAGGCGCAGTTCTTCGACCTCACCCAGGCGCAGCCCGCCCTGCCATGC
The Candidatus Amarolinea dominans DNA segment above includes these coding regions:
- a CDS encoding site-specific integrase, producing the protein MRSKNCAFDDLNLTARQLTVRRDGAAGSPVYLTEYHHAGAPGLSGRERYGANQPRLSLPQPTGLQDLLRSRIKAAGVRTGIKVYPHRLRHTCAQLLNAGCPITSIQKLLGHRRLNSTFGLRAKSTTRPSRLTTSPP